A window from Eubalaena glacialis isolate mEubGla1 chromosome 1, mEubGla1.1.hap2.+ XY, whole genome shotgun sequence encodes these proteins:
- the FZD7 gene encoding frizzled-7 — MLGPRAAPSRSPLGLCTLVLALLGALPAGAGAQQYHGEKGISVPDHGFCQPISIPLCTDIAYNQTILPNLLGHTNQEDAGLEVHQFYPLVKVQCSPELRFFLCSMYAPVCTVLDKAIPPCRSLCERARQGCEALMNKFGFQWPERLRCENFPVHGAGEICVGQNTSDGSGSAGGGPTAYPTAPYMPDLPFTALPPGAADGRSRSAFPFSCPRQLKVPPYLGYRFLGERDCGAPCEPGRANGLMYFKEEERRFARLWVGVWSVLCCASTLFTVLTYLVDMRRFSYPERPIIFLSGCYFMVAVAHVAGFLLEDRAVCVERFSDDGYRTVAQGTKKEGCTILFMVLYFFGMASSIWWVILSLTWFLAAGMKWGHEAIEANSQYFHLAAWAVPAVKTITILAMGQVDGDLLSGVCYVGLSSVDALRGFVLAPLFVYLFIGTSFLLAGFVSLFRIRTIMKHDGTKTEKLEKLMVRIGVFSVLYTVPATIVLACYFYEQAFREHWERTWLLQTCKSYAVPCPPGHFPPMSPDFTVFMIKYLMTMIVGITTGFWIWSGKTLQSWRRFYHRLSHSSKGETAV, encoded by the coding sequence ATGCTGGGCCCCCGCGCGGCACCGTCGCGCTCGCCTCTGGGCCTGTGTACCCTGGTGCTTGCGCTGCTGGGCGCACTGCCCGCGGGCGCCGGGGCGCAGCAGTATCACGGCGAGAAGGGCATCTCAGTACCGGACCACGGCTTCTGCCAGCCCATCTCCATCCCGCTGTGCACGGACATCGCCTACAACCAGACCATCCTGCCCAACCTGCTGGGTCACACGAACCAAGAGGATGCGGGCCTCGAGGTGCACCAGTTCTACCCGCTGGTGAAGGTGCAGTGTTCTCCCGAGCTGCGCTTCTTCCTGTGCTCCATGTACGCACCCGTGTGTACCGTGCTCGATAAGGCCATCCCGCCGTGCCGCTCCCTGTGCGAGCGTGCCCGCCAGGGCTGTGAGGCGCTCATGAACAAGTTCGGCTTCCAATGGCCTGAGCGGCTGCGTTGCGAGAACTTCCCCGTGCACGGCGCCGGAGAGATCTGCGTGGGCCAGAACACTTCGGACGGCTCCGGCAGTGCGGGCGGCGGCCCCACCGCCTATCCCACCGCGCCCTACATGCCCGACCTGCCCTTCACCGCGCTGCCTCCGGGGGCCGCTGACGGTAGGAGCCGCTCCGCCTTCCCCTTCTCGTGCCCACGCCAGCTCAAGGTACCCCCCTACCTCGGCTACCGTTTCCTGGGCGAGCGCGACTGCGGCGCCCCTTGCGAGCCGGGCCGCGCCAACGGCCTCATGTACTTTAAGGAGGAGGAGAGGCGCTTCGCCCGCCTCTGGGTGGGCGTATGGTCAGTGCTGTGCTGCGCCTCGACGCTCTTCACCGTGCTTACCTACCTAGTGGACATGCGGCGCTTCAGCTACCCGGAGCGGCCCATCATTTTCCTATCGGGCTGCTATTTCATGGTGGCCGTGGCGCACGTGGCCGGCTTCCTGTTGGAGGACCGCGCGGTGTGCGTGGAGCGCTTTTCAGACGACGGCTACCGCACGGTGGCGCAGGGCACCAAGAAGGAAGGCTGCACCATTCTCTTCATGGTGCTCTACTTCTTCGGCATGGCCAGTTCCATCTGGTGGGTCATCCTGTCGCTCACCTGGTTCCTGGCGGCCGGCATGAAGTGGGGCCACGAGGCCATCGAGGCCAACTCGCAGTACTTCCACCTGGCCGCGTGGGCCGTGCCCGCTGTCAAGACCATCACCATCCTGGCCATGGGCCAGGTGGACGGGGACCTGCTCAGCGGGGTGTGCTACGTGGGCCTGTCCAGCGTGGACGCGCTGCGGGGCTTCGTTCTGGCGCCCCTGTTCGTCTACCTCTTCATCGGCACGTCCTTCCTGCTGGCCGGCTTCGTGTCGCTGTTCCGCATCCGCACCATCATGAAGCACGACGGCACCAAGACCGAGAAGCTGGAGAAGCTCATGGTGCGCATCGGCGTCTTCAGCGTGCTCTACACCGTGCCGGCCACCATCGTTCTGGCCTGCTACTTCTACGAGCAGGCCTTCCGCGAACACTGGGAGCGCACCTGGCTCCTGCAGACGTGCAAGAGCTACGCGGTGCCCTGCCCGCCCGGCCACTTCCCGCCCATGAGCCCCGACTTCACCGTCTTCATGATCAAGTACCTGATGACCATGATCGTAGGCATCACCACTGGCTTCTGGATCTGGTCCGGCAAGACGCTGCAGTCGTGGCGCCGCTTCTACCACAGACTCAGCCACAGCAGCAAGGGGGAGACTGCGGTATGA